A window of Pusillimonas sp. T7-7 contains these coding sequences:
- the yaaA gene encoding peroxide stress protein YaaA, whose protein sequence is MLLLLSPAKKLDYDSPVRSTLHTQPLFVEQSSELIKVLKKKSASEIAGLMKLSDALAKLNVERYAAWKPVFNQTNSRQAALAFNGDVYEGLDASSLSDAQLKWAQEHVALLSGLYGVLRPLDLMQPYRLEMGTRLETKKGRNLYDFWGDTIAQYLNQRLAEQSKGKKHEAVVLNLASEEYFKSVDRKTLQARVVQCVFQDYKNDAWKVISFHAKRARGLMARYVIEHKINAVDKLQGFSAEGYVYAPAESGADKLVFRRKAKA, encoded by the coding sequence ATGCTGTTGTTATTGTCTCCGGCGAAAAAGCTGGATTACGACTCGCCGGTGCGCAGTACCTTGCATACCCAGCCCTTGTTTGTCGAGCAGTCGTCCGAGCTCATTAAGGTGCTGAAGAAGAAATCGGCATCGGAAATCGCTGGCTTGATGAAGTTGAGCGATGCGTTGGCCAAGCTCAATGTTGAGCGTTATGCCGCCTGGAAACCTGTGTTCAATCAGACGAATTCGCGCCAGGCGGCTCTGGCCTTCAATGGTGATGTGTACGAAGGCCTGGATGCATCCAGCTTGTCCGATGCTCAGCTGAAGTGGGCGCAGGAGCACGTGGCGCTGCTTAGCGGTTTGTATGGGGTACTGCGTCCACTTGACCTGATGCAGCCTTACCGGCTCGAGATGGGTACCCGCCTGGAGACCAAAAAGGGCAGGAATCTTTATGATTTTTGGGGCGACACCATTGCGCAATACCTGAATCAGCGTTTGGCTGAGCAGTCCAAAGGGAAGAAGCATGAAGCAGTCGTATTGAACCTGGCGTCTGAAGAGTATTTCAAGTCAGTTGATCGGAAAACCTTGCAAGCCAGGGTGGTGCAGTGTGTGTTTCAGGACTATAAGAACGACGCATGGAAAGTGATCAGTTTCCATGCCAAGCGCGCGCGCGGGCTGATGGCGCGCTATGTTATCGAACACAAGATCAATGCAGTGGACAAGCTGCAGGGTTTTTCGGCCGAGGGCTATGTTTACGCCCCGGCCGAGTCTGGCGCCGATAAGCTGGTGTTCCGGCGCAAGGCAAAAGCTTAG
- a CDS encoding 3-hydroxybutyrate dehydrogenase: MLKGKNAVVTGSTSGIGLAIARELAANGANLVINGFGDANAIEKERVNIELEFDVKAHYINADLMQAQATRDFIEQSVKVLGSIDILVNNAGIQHTDLIEDFPTDRWDAIIALNLSAVFHGTAAALPYMKNQGWGRIINIASAHGLVASATKSAYVAAKHGVVGLTKVTALENAGNGVTCNAICPGWVRTPLVEKQIAALAQKSGIDTEAAAKELLFEKQPSLQFVTPKQLGGAAVFLASEAADQMTGTTLSLDGGWTAR; this comes from the coding sequence ATGCTTAAAGGTAAAAATGCTGTCGTAACGGGTTCAACCAGCGGCATTGGCTTGGCGATTGCCCGTGAACTGGCTGCAAACGGCGCAAATTTAGTGATCAATGGTTTTGGCGATGCGAATGCCATCGAAAAAGAAAGGGTCAACATTGAGCTGGAGTTTGATGTCAAGGCTCATTACATCAATGCCGATCTGATGCAGGCCCAGGCCACGCGCGACTTCATTGAACAATCGGTCAAGGTGCTGGGCAGCATAGATATCCTGGTCAACAATGCAGGTATCCAGCATACTGACCTGATCGAGGATTTTCCGACAGATCGCTGGGACGCCATCATTGCCTTGAACCTGTCGGCGGTTTTCCACGGTACAGCGGCGGCGCTGCCTTACATGAAGAATCAGGGCTGGGGGCGAATTATCAACATTGCGTCCGCCCATGGACTGGTGGCCTCGGCCACCAAGTCCGCTTATGTTGCCGCCAAGCACGGTGTTGTGGGCCTGACCAAGGTGACCGCACTTGAAAACGCCGGCAATGGGGTAACCTGCAACGCAATCTGCCCGGGCTGGGTGCGGACCCCCCTGGTTGAAAAACAGATTGCAGCCTTGGCTCAGAAAAGCGGGATCGATACTGAAGCTGCAGCCAAAGAGCTGTTGTTTGAAAAGCAGCCTTCACTGCAGTTCGTGACGCCCAAGCAGTTGGGTGGCGCAGCGGTTTTCCTGGCCTCCGAGGCAGCCGATCAAATGACAGGCACCACCCTGTCGCTGGATGGCGGCTGGACAGCACGCTAA
- a CDS encoding TonB-dependent receptor, whose amino-acid sequence MTLYAGVYNVLDKQVIYDDYGYVEDGRRYWLGMNLKF is encoded by the coding sequence GTGACCCTGTATGCCGGTGTCTACAATGTGCTGGACAAGCAGGTCATCTACGACGACTACGGCTATGTTGAAGACGGCCGCCGTTATTGGCTGGGCATGAACCTCAAGTTCTAG
- a CDS encoding ISL3 family transposase, whose translation MKATHQRTLKHTRQGNQLMVLHLAVPKYHCLDCNRYFRHRFAGIRPRRRATEAYRLEVFEAHDGGVSQRQLTRTHRIGSATVERWYQSFIKQRVSELSGRSCPQVLGIDEHFFSRKKGYATTLVDLKHHKVFDVVLGRSEASLRSYLKRLPGREHVRVIVMDLSETYRRIAQEYFPNAMIVADRFHVVRLVNQHFLKLWQQHDPEGRKNRGLLSLMRRHHWKLSSVQKERLHQYLAQEPVLQALYFAKQQLNGFLVMKHLKAKRAKQLLPKFLALIRQFEQSPAKALAATLTSWLEPIVRMWRFTKSNGITEGFHTKMEMLSRRAYGFRNFENYRMRVLAQCGWNGVINRV comes from the coding sequence ATTAAAGCGACGCACCAGCGTACGCTCAAGCACACCCGCCAAGGCAACCAGTTGATGGTGCTGCATCTAGCCGTGCCCAAGTACCACTGCTTGGACTGCAATCGCTATTTTCGTCACCGCTTCGCGGGCATCCGGCCACGGCGCCGGGCCACCGAGGCGTATCGCTTGGAGGTCTTCGAGGCGCACGACGGGGGCGTGAGCCAGCGCCAGCTGACGCGCACGCACCGGATCGGCAGTGCCACGGTCGAGCGCTGGTACCAGTCCTTTATCAAGCAGCGGGTCTCGGAGCTGTCGGGTCGAAGTTGTCCGCAGGTTCTAGGCATTGATGAGCACTTCTTTAGCCGCAAGAAGGGCTACGCCACCACGCTGGTTGATTTGAAGCACCACAAGGTGTTCGATGTGGTGCTGGGGCGCTCAGAAGCGAGCCTGCGCAGCTATTTGAAGCGTTTACCAGGGCGTGAGCACGTGCGGGTCATTGTGATGGACCTGTCCGAGACCTATCGGCGCATTGCCCAGGAGTACTTCCCCAACGCCATGATCGTGGCTGACCGCTTCCATGTCGTGCGGTTGGTGAACCAGCACTTTCTGAAGCTATGGCAGCAGCATGATCCGGAGGGGCGCAAGAACCGGGGGCTGCTCAGCCTGATGCGCCGCCATCACTGGAAGCTATCCTCAGTGCAAAAAGAACGCCTGCACCAGTACCTGGCCCAGGAGCCCGTACTGCAGGCGCTTTACTTTGCCAAGCAGCAGTTGAATGGGTTTCTGGTCATGAAGCACTTGAAGGCCAAGCGGGCCAAACAGCTGTTGCCCAAGTTCCTGGCCTTGATTCGTCAGTTTGAGCAAAGTCCGGCCAAGGCGCTGGCCGCGACGTTAACATCGTGGCTCGAGCCCATCGTACGTATGTGGCGATTCACCAAGTCCAATGGGATCACTGAAGGATTCCATACAAAGATGGAGATGCTCTCACGCCGAGCGTATGGGTTCAGGAATTTTGAGAATTACCGCATGAGAGTCTTGGCTCAATGCGGTTGGAATGGTGTAATTAACCGGGTTTGA
- a CDS encoding TonB-dependent receptor domain-containing protein, with protein MLLKQPTPSQGVISKGHPNWVAVLCTLGLGSAFTPALAQTLDVGSVATMDTVVVTASGFEQDIIDAPASISVIPREKLEQGAYKDLTDALRDVPGVIMTPSDNNTSDISIRGMGASYTLILVDGKRVSTRETQTNGSTGTDQSWVPPLEAIERIEVVRGPMSSLYGSDAMGGVVNIITRKVPKEWGGSLRLDSTLQAHSRSGNIYQGNFYVAGPIKEDLLGLSVYGIYSYRGEDKIEQGYNRHTNQGVTAKLSLTPNRDHDIILEGGASKQLYRSTPGHTLALDEDPSHRTFDRQHYSLTHNGRWGFGTSNSYAQREETKNVSRDMTIVNTTLNTNWSMPVLDDHILTLGAYYSAEDLNDTTTNRISDRSTVERWQYALYAEDEWQITDTFALTGGIRMDRDQKAGQHWSPRLYGVWHMADNWTLKGGVSTGFRAPSMRQTIPDWGATSRGGNMYGNPDLKPEKTLTEEIALIYSADNGLIAGLTLFNNEFSDKITRVPCPECGPPNQFGRESTTYTNVDDAVTRGVEATLSAPLSDTLSMTSSYTYTYSKQKTGQYAGNPLNQMPEHMFNMGLDWQPTEKVNGWVKVTYRGKEGDPTQGISSSSTMAPSSTGSSSLKGDSDIH; from the coding sequence ATGTTGTTGAAGCAACCAACCCCATCCCAAGGGGTGATTTCCAAAGGCCACCCCAACTGGGTGGCCGTTTTATGTACATTGGGCTTGGGGTCCGCTTTTACGCCAGCCCTGGCTCAAACCTTGGATGTCGGCTCGGTCGCAACAATGGATACGGTGGTTGTTACAGCTTCGGGATTTGAGCAGGATATTATCGATGCACCAGCATCGATTTCAGTTATTCCGCGCGAGAAGCTTGAGCAAGGCGCCTACAAGGACCTGACCGATGCATTGCGTGATGTGCCGGGCGTCATTATGACGCCTTCGGATAACAACACATCCGACATCTCGATACGCGGTATGGGCGCCAGCTACACATTGATTCTGGTGGACGGAAAACGTGTCAGCACACGAGAAACACAAACCAATGGCAGCACCGGCACCGATCAAAGCTGGGTGCCTCCGCTCGAGGCAATCGAGCGCATCGAAGTGGTGCGTGGCCCTATGTCGTCGCTGTACGGGTCCGACGCCATGGGGGGCGTTGTCAACATCATTACGCGCAAGGTGCCCAAAGAGTGGGGTGGTTCCTTGCGGCTGGACTCCACACTGCAGGCCCATTCCCGTTCTGGCAATATTTATCAGGGCAATTTTTATGTGGCCGGTCCCATCAAGGAAGATCTGCTTGGTCTGAGCGTGTACGGTATTTATTCATATCGGGGTGAAGACAAAATTGAGCAAGGCTATAACCGGCACACCAATCAAGGTGTTACCGCCAAGCTGTCTCTGACCCCCAATCGCGATCATGACATCATCCTGGAGGGCGGTGCATCCAAGCAGCTATATCGTTCCACGCCGGGGCATACCTTGGCGCTGGACGAAGACCCCAGCCACCGCACGTTTGATCGTCAGCACTATTCGCTGACTCACAATGGTCGTTGGGGATTCGGGACGTCGAATTCCTATGCACAGCGGGAAGAAACCAAAAATGTTTCGCGCGACATGACGATCGTCAACACCACGCTCAATACAAACTGGAGCATGCCGGTGCTGGACGATCATATCCTGACGCTGGGTGCCTACTATAGCGCCGAAGACCTTAACGACACCACGACCAATCGAATCTCGGATCGCTCCACAGTCGAGCGCTGGCAGTATGCCTTGTATGCCGAAGATGAGTGGCAGATCACGGATACTTTTGCCTTGACCGGAGGCATACGCATGGACCGCGACCAGAAGGCGGGCCAGCACTGGAGCCCTCGCCTGTATGGGGTCTGGCACATGGCGGATAATTGGACGCTCAAGGGCGGTGTTTCTACCGGTTTTCGTGCCCCGTCCATGCGCCAGACTATCCCGGACTGGGGAGCGACGAGCCGCGGCGGGAATATGTACGGCAATCCGGATCTGAAGCCGGAAAAAACGCTTACAGAAGAAATTGCGCTGATTTATAGCGCTGATAACGGCTTGATTGCCGGCCTTACGCTGTTCAATAACGAGTTCAGCGACAAGATTACGCGCGTTCCTTGCCCGGAGTGCGGGCCACCTAATCAATTCGGACGCGAGTCTACGACATACACTAACGTGGATGATGCTGTGACACGCGGTGTTGAAGCCACGCTTTCAGCGCCGCTTTCCGATACTTTGTCGATGACTTCCAGCTACACCTACACCTATTCAAAGCAGAAGACAGGCCAATATGCTGGCAACCCCTTGAACCAAATGCCCGAGCATATGTTCAACATGGGTCTGGACTGGCAGCCCACAGAAAAGGTGAATGGCTGGGTGAAGGTGACCTATAGAGGCAAGGAAGGCGATCCCACCCAGGGCATCTCTTCCAGCTCCACCATGGCACCCTCATCGACCGGCTCTTCATCATTAAAGGGGGACAGCGACATTCATTAG
- a CDS encoding SDR family NAD(P)-dependent oxidoreductase, which yields MDLELSGKVVLITGGSKGIGLACAHAFAREGAKVAIASRSADNLAAARAELEQAGHQIYIHAANLSDADAAQQLVDAVEDKVGPIAVLVNSAGAAKRYAPAALTPQSWRDAMDAKYFPYINTMDAVIKKMVGRGNGAIVNIIGAGGKIASPFHLPGGSANAALMLASAGLANAWGNKGIRVNAINPGATLTGRVQGALEAESELTGKSTAEVLQAREQSIPLGRLAKPEEVADAALYLASARASYVTAALLTMDGGMHPMGA from the coding sequence ATGGATCTGGAACTGAGTGGTAAAGTCGTGTTGATCACGGGAGGCAGCAAAGGCATAGGTCTGGCATGTGCACATGCCTTTGCGCGCGAAGGGGCAAAGGTGGCCATAGCCTCGCGCAGCGCCGACAACCTGGCGGCGGCCCGGGCAGAGCTCGAACAGGCCGGCCACCAGATCTACATCCATGCCGCCAATCTGAGCGATGCGGATGCGGCGCAGCAACTGGTCGACGCAGTTGAAGACAAGGTGGGGCCGATCGCGGTGCTGGTGAATTCGGCCGGAGCCGCCAAGCGCTATGCGCCAGCGGCTTTAACGCCCCAGTCGTGGCGCGATGCCATGGACGCCAAGTATTTTCCCTACATCAATACCATGGATGCTGTCATCAAGAAAATGGTGGGACGCGGTAACGGGGCCATTGTCAATATCATCGGAGCAGGTGGGAAAATAGCCAGCCCCTTCCACCTGCCAGGCGGTTCGGCCAACGCGGCGTTGATGCTGGCTTCGGCCGGCTTGGCCAATGCCTGGGGCAACAAGGGTATACGTGTGAATGCGATAAATCCTGGCGCAACCCTGACGGGACGGGTGCAGGGCGCCCTGGAGGCCGAATCGGAGCTGACAGGCAAGTCAACAGCCGAAGTGCTGCAAGCCAGGGAGCAAAGTATTCCGCTGGGGCGCCTGGCCAAGCCCGAAGAAGTGGCCGACGCAGCGCTGTATCTTGCCTCGGCGCGAGCCAGCTACGTAACCGCAGCCCTGCTGACCATGGATGGCGGCATGCATCCCATGGGGGCTTAG